Sequence from the bacterium genome:
ATCTGCACGGTGCCGGAGGTGGGGTTGGGGGCGCTAGGAATGAAAATCGTCAGCCAGCCGTCGGCGTGGCGCTCGACAATGAAAGTCATTTGAAATTTTCCAGGGGCGATTCGAACCAAGGCCGCCTCGAAATCATCTTTGGCCCGGCCGCTTTCGGCGCCGGACAGGCCTTTTAGCAAAGAGTAGCCGGGCATCTTCCGCAAGATCAGATTTTCGAGCCCTCCGCGTACCAAGCTCCCGGCTCCGGTTCGGGCCAGCAAGCCGGCGAGGAAACAGAACAAAAACAGCAAGAGCGCGGCCAAAATATACTGGGCATGAACGCCCAGGACGCTGTGGAGCGCCAGGAAGCGGACGGTCGGCTCCAAGATCTTGCCCAGCCATTGGACGACCTCACGGAGCAGGAGAACGCTCAGGACCAGCGGCAGCAGGAAAAGAAAGCCGCCGATGAAAGTCGTCTTGAAGAGTCGAAGCAGGTATTTCATCGTCATTGCCTCATGGCGACGGCCACCAGGAACAGCAACCCCAAGCCCAGCACCAGCATCGCAAAGACAACCGTGAGGGCTCCG
This genomic interval carries:
- a CDS encoding DUF502 domain-containing protein, which encodes MKYLLRLFKTTFIGGFLFLLPLVLSVLLLREVVQWLGKILEPTVRFLALHSVLGVHAQYILAALLLFLFCFLAGLLARTGAGSLVRGGLENLILRKMPGYSLLKGLSGAESGRAKDDFEAALVRIAPGKFQMTFIVERHADGWLTIFIPSAPNPTSGTVQMVAPEHVVKLAIPAKQLAMCLMKIGDGFEGLAGTEAKRGD